One Chiloscyllium plagiosum isolate BGI_BamShark_2017 unplaced genomic scaffold, ASM401019v2 scaf_1311, whole genome shotgun sequence DNA segment encodes these proteins:
- the LOC122548221 gene encoding cGMP-inhibited 3',5'-cyclic phosphodiesterase B-like isoform X4, with amino-acid sequence MALREEGDSAAHNNTSNAKCQEENSRNGYVKSCVTPLKQDGGFSICRWCNLERLGLVRPKLAAFYLGGGCSAFAIVALSILARRCLDAQFLSSLLQTFQTAWAIAFQSVSPLFSICCAFFWLTFYLRKSKRESSTAWLLSLPPCCYLGDFLVVQVLLGEDQLYLCRLLAPAVVLGCVGLLTLLSTLKVKQSVLILLFAGVLRLASITSLIALPTALRPLLACGVGMVGATIAVYFDYLFPKEARRRITTEEKIPVIKPRRRSSCVSLGETSTNYYGGCKMPRRTSLPCISREQFFLPTTPPANF; translated from the exons ATGGCGTTGAGGGAGGAGGGGGATTCGGCGGCGCACAACAACACCAGCAACGCCAAGTGCCAGGAGGAGAACAGTCGCAACGGTTATGTGAAGAGCTGCGTCACCCCTTTGAAACAGGACGGCGGGTTTTCCATCTGCAGGTGGTGTAACTTGGAGAGACTTGGCTTGGTGCGTCCGAAACTTGCAGCCTTTTACCTCGGGGGCGGCTGCAGTGCCTTTGCAATCGTCGCGCTATCCATCCTGGCCAGGAGATGCCTGGACGCGCAGTTTCTTTCATCCTTGCTGCAGACTTTCCAGACGGCATGGGCGATCGCATTCCAGTCTGTTAGCCCTCTCTTTAGCATCTGCTGTGCCTTCTTTTGGTTGACATTTTATCTGAGGAAGAGCAAACGAGAAAGCAGCACGGCTTGGCTTCTGTCACTGCCTCCATGTTGCTACCTCGGAGATTTCTTGGTGGTGCAAGTTTTGCTTGGTGAGGACCAGCTGTATCTTTGCAGGTTGCTGGCTCCGGCCGTGGTGCTGGGTTGTGTGGGCTTGCTGACATTGCTCTCCACTTTGAAAGTGAAACAAAGCGTCCTGATCTTACTGTTCGCCGGCGTTCTTAGGTTGGCTTCCATCACCAGTTTGATCGCCCTCCCAACAGCTCTAAGACCCCTCTTGGCCTGTGGGGTCGGGATGGTGGGGGCTACCATTGCTGTATATTTTGATTACCTATTTCCGAAAGAAGCTCGTCGCAGGATAACCACTGAAGAAAAAATCCCAGTGATCAAACCGCGAAGGAGATCGAGTTGTGTTTCGTTGGGAGAAACATCAACCAACTATTATGGTGGGTGCAAGATGCCCAGGAGGACATCATTGCCTTGCATATCGAGAGAGCAG TTTTTCTTGCCCACCACCCCGCCCGCcaacttttaa
- the LOC122548221 gene encoding cGMP-inhibited 3',5'-cyclic phosphodiesterase B-like isoform X2: protein MALREEGDSAAHNNTSNAKCQEENSRNGYVKSCVTPLKQDGGFSICRWCNLERLGLVRPKLAAFYLGGGCSAFAIVALSILARRCLDAQFLSSLLQTFQTAWAIAFQSVSPLFSICCAFFWLTFYLRKSKRESSTAWLLSLPPCCYLGDFLVVQVLLGEDQLYLCRLLAPAVVLGCVGLLTLLSTLKVKQSVLILLFAGVLRLASITSLIALPTALRPLLACGVGMVGATIAVYFDYLFPKEARRRITTEEKIPVIKPRRRSSCVSLGETSTNYYGGCKMPRRTSLPCISREQIKAGGNVKATRKVLIHHLKPR, encoded by the exons ATGGCGTTGAGGGAGGAGGGGGATTCGGCGGCGCACAACAACACCAGCAACGCCAAGTGCCAGGAGGAGAACAGTCGCAACGGTTATGTGAAGAGCTGCGTCACCCCTTTGAAACAGGACGGCGGGTTTTCCATCTGCAGGTGGTGTAACTTGGAGAGACTTGGCTTGGTGCGTCCGAAACTTGCAGCCTTTTACCTCGGGGGCGGCTGCAGTGCCTTTGCAATCGTCGCGCTATCCATCCTGGCCAGGAGATGCCTGGACGCGCAGTTTCTTTCATCCTTGCTGCAGACTTTCCAGACGGCATGGGCGATCGCATTCCAGTCTGTTAGCCCTCTCTTTAGCATCTGCTGTGCCTTCTTTTGGTTGACATTTTATCTGAGGAAGAGCAAACGAGAAAGCAGCACGGCTTGGCTTCTGTCACTGCCTCCATGTTGCTACCTCGGAGATTTCTTGGTGGTGCAAGTTTTGCTTGGTGAGGACCAGCTGTATCTTTGCAGGTTGCTGGCTCCGGCCGTGGTGCTGGGTTGTGTGGGCTTGCTGACATTGCTCTCCACTTTGAAAGTGAAACAAAGCGTCCTGATCTTACTGTTCGCCGGCGTTCTTAGGTTGGCTTCCATCACCAGTTTGATCGCCCTCCCAACAGCTCTAAGACCCCTCTTGGCCTGTGGGGTCGGGATGGTGGGGGCTACCATTGCTGTATATTTTGATTACCTATTTCCGAAAGAAGCTCGTCGCAGGATAACCACTGAAGAAAAAATCCCAGTGATCAAACCGCGAAGGAGATCGAGTTGTGTTTCGTTGGGAGAAACATCAACCAACTATTATGGTGGGTGCAAGATGCCCAGGAGGACATCATTGCCTTGCATATCGAGAGAGCAG ATTAAAGCAGGTGGTAATGTCAAAGCCACACGTAAAGTCTTGATTCATCACTTAAAACCCAGGTAG
- the LOC122548221 gene encoding cGMP-inhibited 3',5'-cyclic phosphodiesterase B-like isoform X3 — MALREEGDSAAHNNTSNAKCQEENSRNGYVKSCVTPLKQDGGFSICRWCNLERLGLVRPKLAAFYLGGGCSAFAIVALSILARRCLDAQFLSSLLQTFQTAWAIAFQSVSPLFSICCAFFWLTFYLRKSKRESSTAWLLSLPPCCYLGDFLVVQVLLGEDQLYLCRLLAPAVVLGCVGLLTLLSTLKVKQSVLILLFAGVLRLASITSLIALPTALRPLLACGVGMVGATIAVYFDYLFPKEARRRITTEEKIPVIKPRRRSSCVSLGETSTNYYGGCKMPRRTSLPCISREQTHCCMVINTGN; from the exons ATGGCGTTGAGGGAGGAGGGGGATTCGGCGGCGCACAACAACACCAGCAACGCCAAGTGCCAGGAGGAGAACAGTCGCAACGGTTATGTGAAGAGCTGCGTCACCCCTTTGAAACAGGACGGCGGGTTTTCCATCTGCAGGTGGTGTAACTTGGAGAGACTTGGCTTGGTGCGTCCGAAACTTGCAGCCTTTTACCTCGGGGGCGGCTGCAGTGCCTTTGCAATCGTCGCGCTATCCATCCTGGCCAGGAGATGCCTGGACGCGCAGTTTCTTTCATCCTTGCTGCAGACTTTCCAGACGGCATGGGCGATCGCATTCCAGTCTGTTAGCCCTCTCTTTAGCATCTGCTGTGCCTTCTTTTGGTTGACATTTTATCTGAGGAAGAGCAAACGAGAAAGCAGCACGGCTTGGCTTCTGTCACTGCCTCCATGTTGCTACCTCGGAGATTTCTTGGTGGTGCAAGTTTTGCTTGGTGAGGACCAGCTGTATCTTTGCAGGTTGCTGGCTCCGGCCGTGGTGCTGGGTTGTGTGGGCTTGCTGACATTGCTCTCCACTTTGAAAGTGAAACAAAGCGTCCTGATCTTACTGTTCGCCGGCGTTCTTAGGTTGGCTTCCATCACCAGTTTGATCGCCCTCCCAACAGCTCTAAGACCCCTCTTGGCCTGTGGGGTCGGGATGGTGGGGGCTACCATTGCTGTATATTTTGATTACCTATTTCCGAAAGAAGCTCGTCGCAGGATAACCACTGAAGAAAAAATCCCAGTGATCAAACCGCGAAGGAGATCGAGTTGTGTTTCGTTGGGAGAAACATCAACCAACTATTATGGTGGGTGCAAGATGCCCAGGAGGACATCATTGCCTTGCATATCGAGAGAGCAG ACACATTGCTGCATGGTGATCAACACTGGGAATTGA
- the LOC122548221 gene encoding cGMP-inhibited 3',5'-cyclic phosphodiesterase B-like isoform X1: MALREEGDSAAHNNTSNAKCQEENSRNGYVKSCVTPLKQDGGFSICRWCNLERLGLVRPKLAAFYLGGGCSAFAIVALSILARRCLDAQFLSSLLQTFQTAWAIAFQSVSPLFSICCAFFWLTFYLRKSKRESSTAWLLSLPPCCYLGDFLVVQVLLGEDQLYLCRLLAPAVVLGCVGLLTLLSTLKVKQSVLILLFAGVLRLASITSLIALPTALRPLLACGVGMVGATIAVYFDYLFPKEARRRITTEEKIPVIKPRRRSSCVSLGETSTNYYGGCKMPRRTSLPCISREQSVSDFDPNSYPHQTSAKHLYGEEDK, from the exons ATGGCGTTGAGGGAGGAGGGGGATTCGGCGGCGCACAACAACACCAGCAACGCCAAGTGCCAGGAGGAGAACAGTCGCAACGGTTATGTGAAGAGCTGCGTCACCCCTTTGAAACAGGACGGCGGGTTTTCCATCTGCAGGTGGTGTAACTTGGAGAGACTTGGCTTGGTGCGTCCGAAACTTGCAGCCTTTTACCTCGGGGGCGGCTGCAGTGCCTTTGCAATCGTCGCGCTATCCATCCTGGCCAGGAGATGCCTGGACGCGCAGTTTCTTTCATCCTTGCTGCAGACTTTCCAGACGGCATGGGCGATCGCATTCCAGTCTGTTAGCCCTCTCTTTAGCATCTGCTGTGCCTTCTTTTGGTTGACATTTTATCTGAGGAAGAGCAAACGAGAAAGCAGCACGGCTTGGCTTCTGTCACTGCCTCCATGTTGCTACCTCGGAGATTTCTTGGTGGTGCAAGTTTTGCTTGGTGAGGACCAGCTGTATCTTTGCAGGTTGCTGGCTCCGGCCGTGGTGCTGGGTTGTGTGGGCTTGCTGACATTGCTCTCCACTTTGAAAGTGAAACAAAGCGTCCTGATCTTACTGTTCGCCGGCGTTCTTAGGTTGGCTTCCATCACCAGTTTGATCGCCCTCCCAACAGCTCTAAGACCCCTCTTGGCCTGTGGGGTCGGGATGGTGGGGGCTACCATTGCTGTATATTTTGATTACCTATTTCCGAAAGAAGCTCGTCGCAGGATAACCACTGAAGAAAAAATCCCAGTGATCAAACCGCGAAGGAGATCGAGTTGTGTTTCGTTGGGAGAAACATCAACCAACTATTATGGTGGGTGCAAGATGCCCAGGAGGACATCATTGCCTTGCATATCGAGAGAGCAG TCAGTCAGTGATTTCGACCCCAACTCGTATCCTCATCAAACATCTGCTAAACATTTGTatggtgaagaagacaaatgA